Proteins co-encoded in one Plasmodium berghei ANKA genome assembly, chromosome: 11 genomic window:
- a CDS encoding RuvB-like helicase 3, putative encodes MKLEEVKDIQKIERIGAHSHIRGLGLNDCLDARYCSEGMIGQMSARKAAGIVLRMIKEGRISGRAILLAGQPGTGKTAIAMGIAKALGEDTPFTHISGSEVYSLEMSKTEALTQAFRRSIGVRVKEESEVIEGEVVEIEIERFQEKDATTNNKKVGKMILKTTEMETLYDLGNKMIEALQKENITAGDVICIDKSTGKITKIGKSFARSKDYDAMDPNTHFVQCPEGELQKRKEVVHTVTLHDIDAINSRTQGFLALFSGDTGEIKNEIREHIDMKINEWQEDEKAEIVPGVLFIDEVHMLDIECFSYLNRALESEQSPIVIMATNRGITHIRGTDYKAPHGIPLDLLDRTLIIPTYPYMHEDIMKILEQRAEEEDVEIDEFAKELLCKIASESSLRYSLHLITLANLVAKKRKATEVTVQDVRRVYNLFIDVKRSTQYLIEYQNEFMFSELPKDDESIKDQESVDEKRENQEKK; translated from the coding sequence ATGAAACTTGAAGAAGTGAAggatattcaaaaaatagaaaGAATTGGGGCACACTCCCATATTAGAGGGTTGGGTTTAAATGACTGTTTAGACGCTCGTTATTGTTCTGAAGGTATGATAGGACAAATGAGCGCGCGTAAAGCTGCAGGTATTGTTTTACGAATGATTAAAGAGGGAAGGATCAGTGGAAGAGCAATTTTATTAGCAGGGCAGCCAGGTACAGGTAAAACAGCTATTGCTATGGGTATTGCAAAAGCATTAGGAGAAGATACCCCATTTACTCATATTTCTGGGTCAGAGGTTTATTCTTTAGAAATGAGCAAAACAGAAGCTTTGACTCAAGCTTTTAGGAGATCTATTGGTGTTAGAGTAAAAGAAGAATCAGAAGTAATTGAAGGAGAAGTAGTAGAAATTGAAATAGAGCGTTTTCAGGAAAAAGATGCTACtactaataataaaaaagtcGGGAAAATGATACTTAAAACTACAGAAATGGAAACATTATATGATTtaggaaataaaatgataGAAGCATtacaaaaagaaaatattactGCAGGGGATGTTATTTGTATTGACAAAAGTACAGGAAAAATTACGAAAATTGGCAAATCTTTTGCTAGATCGAAAGATTACGATGCTATGGATCCCAATACGCATTTTGTTCAATGTCCAGAAGGGGAATTgcaaaaaagaaaagaagtCGTTCATACAGTTACATTGCATGATATTGATGCTATAAATAGTAGAACCCAAGGATTTTTAGCATTGTTTTCAGGAGATACTggagaaataaaaaatgaaataagaGAACACATTGATATGAAAATTAATGAATGGCAGGAAGATGAGAAAGCAGAAATAGTGCCTGgagttttatttattgatGAAGTACATATGTTAGATATAGAATGcttttcatatttaaataGAGCTTTAGAAAGTGAGCAATCTCCTATTGTTATTATGGCAACAAATAGAGGTATTACTCATATAAGAGGAACTGATTATAAAGCTCCTCATGGTATCCCATTAGATTTATTAGATAGGACTCTTATTATACCTACATATCCATATATGCATGAagatataatgaaaatactGGAACAGCGTGCAGAAGAAGAAGATGTAGAAATCGATGAATTTGCTAAAGAACTTTTATGTAAAATAGCATCTGAATCTTCTTTAAGATATTCATTACATCTAATCACATTAGCAAATTTAGTTGCAAAAAAACGGAAAGCAACTGAAGTTACTGTACAAGATGTTAGAAGAGTttacaatttatttattgatGTCAAAAGAAGCACACAATATCTCATTGAATATCAAAATGAGTTCATGTTTTCAGAATTACCAAAAGATGATGAAAGTATTAAAGATCAAGAATCCGTTGAcgaaaaaagagaaaacCAAGAAAAGAAGTGA
- a CDS encoding proliferating cell nuclear antigen 1, putative: protein MLEAKLNNAYILKKLFECIKDLVNDANIDADENGLKLQALDGNHVSLVSLHLVDSGFSHYRCDRERVLGVNIASLNKVFKLCGINESVVISSKDDEDNLNFVFENNKEDKVTNFSLKLMSIELDSLNIPDCDEGFDAEVELSSKELTNIFRNLSEFSDTVFIEIDSNSIKFTTKGLVGDAEVALKPRESTSEDDVGVTIKSKKKIKQSFAIKYLNLFSKSSILSDVVILGLSDSRPIEFKYEIKDTSPDSDALKVGFIKFFLAPKMDDDMDNKD from the coding sequence ATGTTGGAGgcaaaattaaataacgcatatattttaaaaaaactattCGAATGCATCAAGGATTTAGTGAATGATGCAAATATTGATGCTGATGAAAATGGATTAAAATTACAAGCATTAGATGGAAATCATGTATCTTTAGTTAGTTTGCATTTAGTGGATTCTGGATTTTCTCACTATAGATGTGATCGTGAGAGAGTTTTAGGTGTCAATATCGCTTCACTAAATAAAGTTTTCAAATTGTGTGGTATTAACGAATCTGTAGTTATTTCCAGTAAAGATGATGAAGACAATcttaattttgtatttgaaaataataaagaagatAAAGTAACTAActtttcattaaaattaatgtcCATTGAACTTGATTCATTAAACATTCCAGATTGTGATGAAGGATTTGATGCAGAAGTCGAATTAAGCAGTAAAGAGCTAACTAACATTTTTAGGAACTTATCAGAGTTTTCAGATACAGTATTTATTGAAATAGATTCAAATAGCATTAAATTTACGACAAAGGGTTTAGTAGGAGATGCAGAAGTTGCATTAAAACCAAGAGAGTCAACAAGTGAAGATGATGTTGGTGTTACAATTAaatccaaaaaaaaaattaaacaatCTTTTGCTATAAAATACTTAAACTTATTTTCCAAATCTTCTATCCTATCTGATGTAGTTATCCTAGGATTAAGTGACAGTCGACCAATTGAATTTAAATATGAGATAAAAGATACATCTCCAGATTCCGATGCTTTAAAAGTTGGattcattaaatttttcttaGCGCCTAAAATGGATGATGATATGGACAACAAAGACTAA
- a CDS encoding transmembrane and coiled-coil domain-containing protein 1, putative — MDDTIINKTDIFIVIGIAVACGVFSEFLSWIFVYRNEKFIALNEELKSLYEQVQKEKEDGLLSKISVNNNKKKVKKKATAEEIYTEKTKAMATLKTKSNIITGLIFLSIMPLLFSLFEGLTIAILPFRPIFPFTLITQTGLQGKNIYHCSSTFIYTLILMLTRQNIQKFFGYAPPSGMFGDFKMPEDDADVWK; from the coding sequence atggatgatactattataaacaaaacAGACATTTTCATAGTAATAGGAATAGCAGTCGCATGTGGCGTTTTTTCTGAATTTTTAAGCTGGATATTTGTATACAGAAATGAGAAGTTTATAGCCTTAAACGAAGAATTAAAATCATTGTATGAGCAAGTTCAAAAAGAGAAAGAAGATGGATTATTAAGTAAAATATCTgtaaacaataataaaaagaaagtaaaaaaaaaggcaACAGCCGAAGAGATATACACggaaaaaacaaaagcGATGGCAAcattaaaaacaaaatcaaatataataacagGTTTAATCTTTTTATCTATAATGCCTTTATTGTTTAGTTTATTTGAAGGATTAACTATAGCAATTTTACCATTTAGACCAATTTTTCCTTTCACTTTAATAACACAAACTGGGTTgcaaggaaaaaatatatatcattgtTCATCgacttttatttatacccTAATACTTATGTTAACTAGACAAAATATTCAGAAATTTTTTGGATATGCACCTCCATCTGGAATGTTTGGTGACTTTAAGATGCCAGAAGATGATGCTGATGtatggaaataa
- a CDS encoding calpain, putative — MGCKCSKLKEKKRRKNEKTPKWNEENEDSENDDDNNHELNIYQTNVNDNIPKNKQKIYDNDILNVVTNGKPINNLSINNRNSNNCNNINKLEINNKTVKNQKKKKSSATSLFFKENKTMSKNELIKQNFEKEINGKQYKKQRLKKKNDVNNNDDDKDGYNIYEKNSYTGIIRIINNAFSKKRLKNKNNDISMVKRKKIEFLKNDKKKKYILYKNGQDMPINNNPQFDANKNPNDFNINTNLGDYYDYNDLRKQEGNAIRGMSKDKDLLLYYHDFKSSKLKKNTFLHIYEFYKYNYNSFNMLSLMPSHISNDIYASKILFESSLIGKYIMLPWVENDPDIKNNLYVKYVKLFTENNNILNNDGFNMYEQDKELNFCGIFNYNISHDEVNSGNYNRNAKQVNSNNICINSSIINNKKKELNYSRKQKENHKKKILRKKKYTNSRNFSMDNIFKLYYTMPIEYVKDSLLKRGNKRSTPIKDINEQKKKMKKKNDEISKYAIIRKTNKNDTNGRIVPKEKNIKLEKEYKVEKNKIIIESTTTVHYKDKRRNTRRPEKQKTELKNKTELPITINLKSVKGGKNISENDMHILKHKLSNMKQHFKFSPQIVKDDISKKLKSYKNEEECVKENKSKKNCRIDIIKNELSSKILIKEKTKKTNRGYDKGQNKDTPFGIKIDNNHIILKKHDECKKMAIDKNVKTQMEGKHMMEHCNNSSSGKRKENEKKKKKKVGRKGDKQKRGKKKYLSDDKKLGDNILISVNNKGYKNEQYLNIKEKETNNIKNNSVANGQISCHHIYKLNDNCLKKNYIICKICYKKRCIFHYVNGFQLYGWLNFKWTDPDGFLELSVRQKKKFYAWKRLSDLYINPIVMSHNLYNNCIRQGFVADCSFLSSLTVLIEYEKKHNLPVLSSIISPYISDYTHKNKNWPIFNPSGMYICRLNCNGIQRKIIIDDYVPVKINNSLLVAYSNNEKELWVTLLEKAFVKLMGGSYSMFGSNPGSDLYYLTGWIPVTISLKSKISSSPPSAECITTHSAIQKSFIINDKKYENYMKKEMMHFVQEKCKNKIFKDIYDNLAEKRNKVKNTLSRYTVKNYGKNKKNNFLFLSKALKNTSNKLEKFTYVVIKSRNLSIHRLFLNDNYTLSSKQDYYNKLKNYWHFRNIYMKCKRSQVRVANLFNRDIKNMRYTNNCEGLIRNGILTNQNVEINKFEQKKIRGEHIGKNTVLNKKKTDYEIKKKKKKQFLCSEISNMDMSTYVCGSADHYDYISNEENLIMRADNEDEEPYDEQWDDVWDNMYDGIKKGKCVVCLGTLELPDAAPSGLEYPEGVSISTGIVTKHAYSILNIESYKGDKLLYIKNPWGCIRWKGKYSHHDEETWTKKLQKKLNYSLEKAKNKDDGCFWIQWKDVVKYFSHIYICWNSIIFPYQFEIHTKWENSSFINNSILLDDTHLVAYNPQFSLRINVKKEDLSEDGMYYIGKKPIEVWILLSRHVKDRKTDVSQKYLALHIHAGKDRIICPLFPIKQGIYSNGECTFTKLLIGGEENIAQKGKSDKSKIDNNKKEKLEKRSNEAEECQDNEQETLRNVDFVLIVSQYSQKDEFNFTLKVFSHTHLSIYELPQLLTDSYESLYFKGEWDTKCAGGCSNNLWSYFRNPHIRFYVPEHSFFYIFLECSQEHSVNLRIFKGLTSSPRSLKKGEIISSGAYKSGCCYIECTLESGTYCLIPSLYRADVVANYQICVHYPNTIKKRPALYLIPYSYITPPFSIFKYKLISLYSLKNYSTILFNTMDVTLLSLKVTMFKNIDIKGIPFINIYKLVDKKQDNAISDIESSNIFKNNYFNLFITHNGSVYKIIQKCNIHGGPNNDILPLSTCGYDYYIKFNSILIPLTELEANSSYLLLITTNIKEDILYNHETHFVSDKLISFNEKGMYINRR, encoded by the coding sequence aTGGGGTGTAAATGCTCCAAGctgaaagaaaaaaaaagaagaaaaaatgagaaaacACCAAAATGGAATGAAGAAAACGAAGACAGCGAAAACGATGATGACAATAATCatgaattaaatatatatcaaactaatgtaaatgataatattccaaaaaataaacagaAGATTTatgataatgatatattaaatgtaGTAACTAATGGTAAGCccataaataatttaagtataaataatagaaattcaaataactgtaataacataaacaaattggaaataaataataaaacagtaaaaaatcaaaaaaaaaaaaaatcaagtGCTAcctcattattttttaaagagAATAAGACTATGTCCAAAAATGAactaataaaacaaaatttcgaaaaggaaataaatgggaaacaatataaaaaacaacgtttaaaaaaaaaaaacgatgTTAACAACAATGATGATGATAAAGATGGTTATAacatatatgaaaaaaactCTTATACGGGAATTATaagaattattaataatgccttttcaaaaaaacggttaaaaaacaaaaataatgatatttcGATGgtaaaaaggaaaaaaattgaatttttaaaaaatgacaaaaaaaaaaaatatatattatataaaaatgggCAAGACATGcctattaataataatccCCAATTTGATGCGAATAAAAATCCGAatgattttaatataaacacAAATTTAGGTGattattatgattataATGATTTACGAAAACAAGAAGGAAATGCAATACGAGGAATGAGTAAAGATAAggatttattattatattatcatgattttaaaagttctaaattaaaaaaaaatacatttttacatatatatgaattctataaatataactatAACAGTTTCAATATGTTATCATTAATGCCTAGCCATATTAGTAATGATATTTATGCTTCAAAAATACTTTTTGAAAGTTCTCTAattggaaaatatataatgttacCTTGGGTTGAAAATGATccagatataaaaaataatcttTATGTAAAGTAtgttaaattatttaccgaaaataataatatattaaataatgacGGTTTTAACATGTATGAGCAAGACAAGGAATTGAATTTTTGTGGAATTTTTAACTATAATATTAGTCATGATGAAGTAAACAGTGGAAATTATAACAGGAATGCAAAACAAGTTAATTCAAacaatatatgtattaatagTTCCATtatcaataataaaaaaaaagaactAAATTATTCAAGGaaacaaaaagaaaatcataaaaaaaaaattttacgaaaaaaaaaatatactaatAGCAGAAATTTTAGTATggacaatatatttaaattgtaTTATACAATGCCCATCGAATATGTTAAAGATTCGCTATTGAAAAGGGGAAATAAAAGAAGCACACCAATAAAAGATATTAATgaacagaaaaaaaaaatgaaaaaaaaaaatgacgaAATCAGTAAATATGctattattagaaaaacaaataaaaatgacaCAAATGGTAGAATCGTGCCAAAGGAGAAAAATATCAAGTtagaaaaagaatataaagtagaaaaaaataaaataataatagagAGCACTACAACAGTTCATTATAAAGATAAACGACGGAACACACGTCGACCTGAAAAACAGAAAACTGAGTTAAAGAATAAAACGGAATTACCCATTAcaataaatttgaaaagTGTGAAAggaggaaaaaatattagtgAGAATGATATGCATATACTAAAGCATAAACTTAGTAATATGAAACAGCATTTCAAATTTTCTCCTCAAATTGTTAAAGATGATATATCTAAAAAACtaaaaagttataaaaatgaagaagaatgcgttaaagaaaataaatctaaaaaaaattgtagaattgatataataaagaatGAATTAAGttcaaaaattttgataaaagaaaaaacaaaaaaaactaatCGTGGATATGATAAAGGTCAAAATAAGGATACTCCTTttggaataaaaattgataataatcatattattttaaaaaaacacgatgaatgtaaaaaaatggctatagataaaaatgtgaaaacaCAAATGGAAGGGAAACACATGATGGAGCATTGTAATAATTCTTCTTCAGGAAAAAGAAAGGAAAAcgagaaaaagaaaaaaaaaaaagtaggCAGAAAGGGCgataaacaaaaaaggggaaagaaaaaatatctttcagatgataaaaaactaggggataatattttaatctCAGTGAATAACAAaggatataaaaatgagcaatatttaaatatcaaagaaaaggaaacaaataatataaaaaataatagcgTGGCGAATGGACAAATAAGCTGTcaccatatatataaattaaatgacaactgcttaaaaaaaaattatataatatgtaaaatatgctataaaaaaagatgcATATTTCATTATGTTAATGGGTTTCAATTATATGGATGGTTAAATTTTAAGTGGACTGATCCTGATGGTTTTTTAGAATTAAGTGtaagacaaaaaaaaaagttttatGCTTGGAAAAGGTTATcagatttatatattaatccAATTGTTATGTcacataatttatataataattgtatAAGACAGGGATTTGTTGCGGattgttcatttttatcatcattaaCAGTTTTAAtagaatatgaaaaaaagcATAATCTTCCTGTTTTGTCGAGTATTATATCGCCATATATATCTGATTAtacacataaaaataaaaactgGCCAATTTTTAATCCTAGCggtatgtatatatgtagaTTAAATTGTAATGGAAtacaaagaaaaattattatcgATGATTACGTACCagtaaaaattaataattcattattaGTTGCATATTCAAACAATGAAAAAGAGTTATGGGTTACATTACTAGAAAAAGCTTTTGTTAAACTAATGGGAGGATCTTATTCTATGTTTGGTTCAAATCCAGGCTCagatttatattatttaacaGGATGGATTCCAGTTACCATTTCGttaaaatcaaaaataagTAGCTCGCCTCCATCCGCAGAATGTATTACTACTCATTCTGCGATACAAAaaagttttattataaacgataaaaaatatgaaaattatatgaagaAAGAAATGATGCATTTTGTTCAAGAAAAGTGcaagaataaaatattcaaagatatttatgataatcttgctgaaaaaagaaataaggTGAAGAATACACTAAGTCGATATACAGTAAAGAATTAtggtaaaaataaaaaaaataattttctttttttatctaaAGCATTAAAGAATACATCAAACAAGCTGGAGAAGTTTACATATGTTGTTATTAAGTCTAGAAACTTAAGCATACATCGATTATTcttaaatgataattataCTTTATCCAGTAAGCAggattattataataagttgaaaaattattggcattttagaaatatatatatgaaatgtAAAAGGAGTCAAGTGCGAGTtgcaaatttatttaatagagatataaaaaatatgagatatacaaataattgTGAAGGTTTAATAAGAAATGGAATTTTAACTAATCAAAATGTtgaaataaacaaattcgaacaaaaaaaaattagggGTGAGCACATTGGAAAAAACACCGTgttgaataaaaaaaaaacagattatgaaataaaaaaaaaaaaaaaaaaacaatttttatgcAGTGAAATCAGCAACATGGACATGTCAACGTATGTTTGCGGATCAGCAGATCATTATGATTACATTAGCAACgaagaaaatttaattatgaGAGCAGATAATGAGGACGAAGAACCCTATGATGAACAATGGGATGATGTTTGGGATAATATGTATGatggaataaaaaaaggaaaatgtGTAGTGTGCTTAGGGACATTAGAATTGCCGGACGCAGCACCATCGGGTTTAGAATATCCTGAAGGAGTATCGATTTCAACAGGAATTGTAACAAAACATGCTTAttcaattttaaatattgaaAGCTATAAAGGagataaattattatatataaaaaatccATGGGGATGTATTAGATGGAAAGGAAAATATTCACATCATGATGAAGAAACTTggacaaaaaaattacaaaaaaaattaaattattcaCTTGAAAAagctaaaaataaagatgatGGATGTTTTTGGATTCAATGGAAAGATGTTGTCAAATATTTctcacatatatatatatgttggaatagtattatatttccttATCAATTTGAAATTCATACAAAATGGGAAAATAGttcatttataaataattcaatattGTTAGATGATACTCATTTAGTAGCATATAACCCTCAATTTTCTTTACGTattaatgtaaaaaaagaagattTATCCGAAGATggtatgtattatataggGAAAAAACCAATAGAAGTTTGGATTCTTTTATCACGACATGTTAAAGATAGAAAAACAGATGTttcacaaaaatatttagcATTGCATATCCATGCAGGAAAGGATAGAATTATTTGCCCATTATTTCCAATAAAACAAGGGATATATTCGAATGGGGAATGTACTTTTACAAAGCTATTAATTGGCggtgaagaaaatattgcACAAAAAGGAAAATCAGATAAATCGaaaattgataataataaaaaagaaaaattggaaaaacGTTCTAATGAAGCAGAAGAGTGCCAAGATAATGAACAAGAAACTCTTCGAAATGTagattttgttttaatagTTTCACAATACTCACAAAAAGACgaatttaattttacaCTAAAAGTATTCAGCCACACACATTTATCAATATATGAATTGCCACAATTGCTAACAGATAGTTACGAGTCTCTTTATTTTAAAGGGGAATGGGATACTAAATGTGCTGGAGGGtgttcaaataatttatggTCATATTTTAGAAATCCACATATTCGGTTTTATGTTCCTGAacattcttttttttatatatttttagagTGTTCCCAAGAGCATTCTGTTAATTTGAGAATATTTAAGGGTTTAACATCATCACCTAGAAGTTTAAAAAAGGGAGAAATAATATCTAGTGGTGCATACAAATCTGGATGTTGTTATATTGAGTGCACATTAGAAAGTGGTACATATTGTTTAATTCCATCATTATATAGAGCAGATGTTGTAGCAAATTATCAAATATGTGTTCATTATCCTAAtactattaaaaaaagaccGGCTTTATATTTGATTCCCTATTCTTATATTACACCCccattttcaatttttaaatataaattaattagtttatattctttaaaaaattattcaacTATTCTATTTAATACTATGGATGttacattattatcattaaaaGTTACaatgtttaaaaatatagatattaaAGGAATtccatttattaatatatataaattagtGGATAAAAAACAAGATAATGCTATATCTGATATAGAATCAagcaatatttttaaaaataattattttaatctGTTTATAACACATAATGGCTCAgtttacaaaattatacaaaaatgtaatattCATGGTGGCCCAAATAATGACATATTACCACTATCTACATGCGGTTatgattattatattaaatttaattccATATTAATTCCTCTAACTGAATTAGAAGCTAACTCTTCTTATTTATTACTCATCACAACTAATATAAAGGAAGACATTCTTTACAATCATGAAACTCATTTTGTATCAGACAAATTAATCAGTTTCAATGAAAAAGGCATGTATATCAATAGGAGGTAA
- a CDS encoding cytochrome c oxidase subunit ApiCOX24, putative: protein MVISRSKIKYLFTNATLQSYYPTSEMFKVPHAGKAPRIYNGLDPRKVHDYPWINMFKTRTKKETGYQHGNWSGPSIHSMTLDELVTYYNNKDYKKYFTYMQLFKAGWGQFQFLFLLVGSLVATVLPIFAFTMYLQKFEPLEVTIDPDEYYKHFYWHYYGGEIDHHAFSQYLEARRAARYRNADVNPIDWIPPEYRNKE from the coding sequence ATGGTGATATCACgaagtaaaataaaatatttgttcaCAAATGCAACATTACAATCATATTACCCAACATCTGAAATGTTTAAAGTCCCGCATGCGGGAAAGGCTCCAAGAATTTATAATGGCTTAGACCCAAGAAAAGTTCATGACTACCCATGGATCAATATGTTTAAAACAcgaacaaaaaaagaaacagGATATCAGCATGGGAATTGGAGTGGTCCATCTATTCATTCCATGACACTAGATGAATTAGTTacttattataataataaagattaTAAGAAgtattttacatatatgcaATTATTTAAAGCGGGGTGGGGTCAATTCCaatttttgtttctttTAGTTGGCTCATTAGTAGCAACTGTTTTACCAATATTTGCATTTACTATGTATTTGCAAAAGTTTGAACCTCTGGAAGTTACTATAGATCCTGATGAGTATTACAAGCATTTTTATTGGCATTATTATGGTGGAGAAATAGATCATCATGCCTTTTCACAATATCTTGAAGCTAGAAGAGCAGCTAGATATAGAAATGCAGATGTCAATCCTATTGATTGGATACCTCCCGAGTATAGAAACAAAGAATAA
- a CDS encoding 14-3-3 protein, putative, translating to MKSINDNDIIISNKEEFIYYLKILNQIGFYDEIISLIKSVNVENYNLNYAESILMGTSFKNALNAKRKEKTTLENVIKNEESNEEEIKCAELLKLKINKDIRTIERDTYVVIKTKCIPKTVDEKILMFYWHLLGDIMRYCTDTFRIEDKKRIQERSLQAYSYSLKYANKMNLPPSNPRLLELLVSLTVLHKDMDTQINDPIEMAAQAFRDAIQNMHLLESDEECSKTIAILGILRDNINKWCKISKRKNVNALFEIKGEYSNKYEDIVNIINT from the exons ATGAAGTCAATTAACGATAATGACATCATAATTTCTAACAAGGAagaatttatatattacctaaaaatattaaaccAAATTGGATTTTACGatg aaattatttcattaatcAAATCAGTTAATGtggaaaattataatttaaattatgcAGAGTCTATATTAATG gGTACTTCATTCAAAAATGCTTTAAATGCTAAGAGAAAGGAAAAAACAACGCTTGAAAacgtaataaaaaatgaagaatccaatgaagaagaaataaaatgtgCCGAACTGCTTAAATTAAagataaataaagatataagAACAATTGAAAGAGACACATATGTTGtcattaaaacaaaatgtaTTCCTAAAACAGTAGATGAa aaaatattaatgttCTATTGGCACTTACTTGGAGATATAATGAGATATTGTACTGATACCTTTAGAATTGAAGACAAAAAGAGAATACAAGAAAGAAGCTTGCAGGCATACTCATATTCCCTAAAATATGCTAACAAAATGAATCTACCTCCTTCAAATCCACGATTATTAGAACTTTTAGTTAGCTTAACAg TTCTACATAAAGATATGGATACCCAGATAAATGATCCCATAGAAATGGCTGCGCAAGCTTTTAGAGATGCAATTCAAAATATGCATCTTTTAga GAGCGATGAGGAATGCTCAAAGACAATTGCCATATTAGGAATACTAAGAGACAACATAAATAAGTGGTGTAAAA ttagCAAAAGAAAAAACGTAAATGCTTTATTTGAAATTAAGGGGGAATATTCTAACAAATACGAAGACATTGTAAATATCATTAACACATaa